One stretch of Caldinitratiruptor microaerophilus DNA includes these proteins:
- a CDS encoding cation-translocating P-type ATPase, with the protein MALGTGSSPPAGTPAPAGPPPERGLTEREAQERLKRHGPNRTEVPRAVRFGAIFLEEIREPMILLLLAVAAAYSVFGEVGEALTVLAIIAGIVLVEVWTEYRAKRAVAALAALSAPVATVIRDGAARQIPAEQVVPGDILVLRAGMRIAADGILLEASDLAADESALTGESVPVEKAAADPVFRGTAVVRGEGVARVAATGLETELGRITGLTRAARPPRTPLQKMMKALSRTLAAVALAFAVLIPLLLRRTSALPWPQAVLTGLSLAFATIPEELPILVTMVLGLGSLRLARERALVRRLQAAETLGHVTAIVTDKTGTLTENRLRLVTVEPVAAGGEQLLARAALRSVGIDPSRGPGPGKELSDPIDRAIWEAFGPGAAAAPGSDGAAGSLGMLVRRLPFHPERGWSGAVWRTEEAEYQAVKGAPEAVLALAGPDPGPDPGTLRRRVDALAGAGHRVLAVAENGRVLGLLAFADPLRPEAAAAVRAVRRAGVRVVMATGDHPAVARAIAGQIGLDTGRVLTGADLDRLDPAGWDEAVRTVSVFARITPEHKLRIVETLERRGEVVAMTGDGVNDAPALRAADIGVAMGQGGTDVAREAAGLVVTDDRFATLVTAIREGRTLFANLQKAVRYYLAVKVALIAAMLVPAALGWAPPFPPILIVLLELFMDLAASTAFVIEKPEGELMEEPPRDPKRALLDPLMVRGILTGGLLLAAAVLTAAEGAARRAGGDAASTASVRVSAAFVTWMLGHVILAFAMRTLRLPPWRAGLFGNPVMSLWAAGVLATGLAVTTLPALRRTFGTAPLPPAGWAWTLGALAGLVAALGVIGPAALWRPGPQAQANPQR; encoded by the coding sequence GTGGCACTCGGAACCGGGTCGAGCCCCCCCGCCGGCACTCCTGCTCCCGCCGGGCCACCGCCCGAGCGGGGGCTGACCGAGAGGGAAGCGCAGGAGCGGCTCAAACGTCACGGCCCCAACCGCACCGAGGTCCCCCGGGCAGTCCGGTTCGGGGCCATCTTCCTCGAGGAAATCCGGGAGCCGATGATCCTCCTCCTCCTCGCCGTGGCCGCCGCCTACTCCGTGTTCGGCGAGGTAGGCGAGGCCCTGACCGTTCTGGCCATCATCGCCGGAATCGTCCTGGTGGAGGTCTGGACGGAGTACCGGGCCAAGAGGGCGGTGGCCGCGCTCGCGGCCCTCAGCGCGCCCGTCGCCACCGTCATCCGGGACGGCGCCGCGCGCCAGATCCCGGCCGAACAGGTCGTCCCGGGCGACATCCTCGTCCTCCGGGCGGGGATGCGGATCGCCGCCGACGGCATCCTCCTGGAGGCCAGCGACCTGGCCGCCGACGAGTCGGCGCTGACCGGCGAGTCGGTCCCGGTCGAGAAGGCCGCGGCCGACCCGGTCTTTCGAGGCACCGCCGTCGTCCGGGGCGAGGGCGTGGCCCGCGTCGCGGCGACAGGCCTCGAGACCGAGCTGGGGCGGATCACGGGCCTCACCCGGGCGGCCCGGCCCCCTCGCACTCCCCTCCAGAAGATGATGAAGGCCCTCAGCCGCACCCTGGCTGCCGTGGCCCTGGCCTTCGCCGTCCTCATCCCGCTGCTGCTCCGTCGGACGAGCGCCCTGCCGTGGCCGCAGGCCGTCCTGACGGGTCTCAGCCTGGCGTTCGCCACCATCCCGGAGGAACTCCCCATCCTGGTGACCATGGTCCTGGGTCTGGGCTCCCTCCGCCTGGCCCGGGAGCGGGCGCTGGTGCGGCGCCTGCAGGCGGCGGAGACGCTGGGCCACGTGACGGCCATCGTCACCGACAAGACCGGGACGCTGACGGAGAACCGCCTGCGCCTGGTGACCGTCGAACCCGTCGCTGCGGGCGGGGAGCAGCTGCTGGCCCGGGCCGCGCTGCGCAGCGTCGGGATCGATCCGTCTCGCGGTCCGGGACCGGGCAAGGAGCTGAGCGACCCTATCGACCGCGCGATCTGGGAGGCGTTCGGCCCCGGCGCGGCGGCGGCGCCGGGCTCCGACGGCGCGGCCGGGAGCCTGGGCATGCTCGTCCGCCGGCTCCCGTTTCACCCGGAGCGGGGCTGGTCCGGTGCCGTCTGGCGAACGGAAGAGGCGGAATACCAGGCGGTGAAGGGGGCGCCGGAGGCGGTGCTGGCGCTGGCCGGTCCCGACCCGGGACCGGATCCCGGGACGCTGCGGCGGCGGGTCGACGCGCTGGCCGGCGCCGGGCACCGGGTCCTGGCGGTGGCCGAGAACGGAAGGGTGCTGGGCCTTCTCGCCTTCGCCGACCCTCTCCGTCCGGAGGCGGCCGCCGCCGTCAGGGCAGTCCGGCGGGCCGGGGTGCGGGTCGTGATGGCGACGGGCGATCACCCCGCCGTCGCCCGGGCGATCGCCGGGCAGATCGGGCTGGACACGGGCCGGGTCCTGACGGGGGCCGACCTCGACCGCCTGGACCCGGCCGGCTGGGACGAGGCCGTCCGTACCGTGTCCGTGTTCGCCCGCATCACCCCGGAGCACAAGCTGCGCATCGTCGAGACCCTCGAGCGCCGGGGCGAGGTCGTGGCCATGACCGGCGACGGGGTGAACGACGCGCCGGCGCTCAGGGCTGCGGACATCGGGGTGGCGATGGGGCAGGGCGGCACGGACGTCGCCCGGGAGGCGGCCGGCCTCGTCGTGACGGACGACCGCTTCGCCACCCTCGTCACCGCGATCCGGGAGGGCCGGACGCTCTTCGCGAACCTGCAGAAGGCCGTCCGCTACTACCTGGCCGTCAAGGTGGCCCTCATCGCCGCCATGCTGGTCCCGGCGGCGCTGGGGTGGGCACCGCCCTTTCCGCCGATCCTCATCGTGCTCCTGGAGCTCTTCATGGACCTGGCGGCCTCGACGGCGTTCGTGATCGAGAAGCCGGAGGGGGAACTCATGGAAGAGCCGCCACGGGACCCGAAGCGCGCGCTGCTCGACCCGCTGATGGTACGGGGGATCCTGACCGGCGGCCTGCTCTTGGCGGCCGCCGTCCTGACCGCGGCCGAGGGCGCTGCGCGCCGGGCGGGCGGGGATGCCGCCAGCACGGCCTCCGTGCGGGTCTCGGCGGCCTTCGTCACGTGGATGCTCGGGCACGTGATCCTGGCCTTCGCGATGCGGACCCTGCGGCTGCCGCCCTGGCGAGCCGGGCTCTTCGGAAACCCGGTGATGAGCCTCTGGGCCGCGGGGGTGCTGGCGACAGGCCTCGCCGTGACCACCCTGCCCGCCCTCCGGCGCACCTTCGGGACCGCCCCGCTCCCGCCCGCCGGCTGGGCCTGGACCCTGGGCGCGCTGGCCGGACTGGTGGCGGCGCTGGGCGTCATCGGCCCCGCCGCCCTCTGGCGGCCCGGGCCACAGGCACAGGCCAACCCTCAGCGGTAG
- the pilM gene encoding pilus assembly protein PilM: MAGATAIAIRWLWPAVWDGAAARWSRTWADRAHLDRVAVTLRSFRDTGIQALTRTLAILADLARVSPAFRWAGVAALTLLVGTALWMAVRARRRKRESGRTPGPEPATLQSLRGGRIRRVRVGIDPGRDSLKLVAVGPRRGSTQILAQITVPARAGRGAGTGPDSARLTDALPEALARLGRRGVRGALGVDQHGVILRTPEFPPMPARDLHRAVRFTIPDLIPIPVDEAAWDFVPLGIHDPGGQPRLRVLVAAVPERLVSPQVRAAVAAGVRVTAVHVDCLAAYRALEALGLLPAGPGPLVLVDLGAAATRLSIFVGGVPELTRTIPQGGDDLTRAVQDVLGVSPDEARARKEQAGLLGDTPVAAVLESALTDLFGEVWRTLEYFLRQAQPRAAVPLFVYGGTSRMPGLDAHLARFLDDRVRERFGDHPGFDVRWVGEDPGDGRDPVDPRFLVALGLALDAGSPSAPGVRLNLLPREWRDAGRRRLRRAAAALLAGVGVAGLVGGGVAVRATVDRLEARLAALRRENAALAEAVRVREQVQAAERLEAARAEFVESQRAEWRPSDVLAGLPQRLPSGVAIDRLEVAKDGRVTVEGRAPDVRSVAQLAVNLRAGGRFGDADVRFPQPFAQAAGEAGGGVRFAMTLSPAGKGEQGKP; the protein is encoded by the coding sequence TTGGCCGGGGCGACCGCAATCGCGATCCGCTGGCTCTGGCCGGCGGTCTGGGACGGCGCCGCCGCCCGGTGGAGCCGGACCTGGGCTGACCGCGCGCACCTCGACCGGGTCGCGGTCACGCTGCGTTCCTTCCGGGACACCGGCATCCAGGCGCTCACGCGGACGCTCGCCATCCTGGCGGACCTCGCCCGCGTCAGTCCGGCCTTCCGGTGGGCCGGGGTGGCTGCCCTCACGCTGCTCGTGGGAACGGCGCTGTGGATGGCGGTTCGGGCGCGCCGGCGCAAACGCGAGTCGGGCCGGACGCCCGGGCCGGAGCCCGCCACCCTGCAGAGCCTGCGCGGGGGGAGGATCCGGCGCGTCCGGGTGGGGATCGATCCCGGCAGGGATTCGCTCAAGCTCGTGGCCGTGGGCCCGCGGCGGGGCTCGACGCAGATCCTGGCCCAGATCACCGTCCCGGCGCGGGCCGGGAGGGGCGCCGGCACCGGGCCGGACAGCGCACGCCTGACAGACGCACTGCCGGAGGCGCTGGCGCGGCTGGGGCGGCGGGGCGTGCGCGGCGCACTGGGCGTGGATCAGCACGGGGTGATCCTGCGCACCCCGGAGTTTCCCCCGATGCCCGCCAGGGACCTGCACCGGGCCGTGCGGTTCACGATCCCCGACCTGATCCCCATCCCGGTGGATGAGGCGGCGTGGGACTTCGTCCCCCTCGGGATCCACGACCCCGGTGGGCAGCCCAGACTCCGGGTCCTGGTGGCGGCGGTGCCCGAGCGGCTCGTCTCGCCCCAGGTGCGGGCGGCGGTGGCAGCGGGGGTTCGGGTCACGGCCGTCCATGTCGACTGCCTCGCTGCCTACCGGGCCCTGGAGGCCCTCGGCCTCCTCCCGGCGGGGCCCGGGCCGCTCGTGCTGGTCGACCTCGGCGCCGCCGCCACGCGGCTCAGCATCTTCGTGGGCGGCGTGCCGGAACTGACCCGCACCATCCCCCAGGGGGGCGACGACCTGACCCGGGCCGTCCAGGACGTGCTGGGCGTATCGCCCGACGAGGCGCGCGCCCGGAAGGAGCAGGCGGGCCTCCTCGGCGACACGCCGGTGGCCGCCGTCCTGGAGTCCGCTCTGACCGACCTCTTCGGTGAGGTCTGGCGGACCCTCGAGTACTTCCTGCGGCAGGCCCAGCCGCGGGCCGCGGTGCCGCTCTTCGTGTACGGCGGAACCTCCCGGATGCCCGGGCTCGACGCGCACCTCGCCCGCTTCCTGGACGACCGGGTGCGGGAGCGCTTCGGTGACCACCCGGGTTTCGACGTCCGGTGGGTGGGTGAGGATCCGGGGGACGGCCGGGACCCTGTCGACCCCCGCTTCCTGGTGGCCCTGGGCCTGGCGCTCGACGCCGGATCGCCATCGGCACCGGGAGTGCGGCTCAACCTGCTCCCCCGCGAGTGGCGCGACGCGGGGCGCCGCCGGCTGCGCCGTGCCGCCGCTGCGCTCCTGGCGGGCGTGGGGGTGGCGGGGCTGGTTGGCGGCGGCGTGGCCGTGCGCGCCACCGTGGACCGCCTCGAAGCGCGCCTTGCGGCCCTGCGCCGGGAGAACGCGGCGCTGGCGGAGGCCGTGCGGGTCCGGGAGCAGGTGCAGGCGGCGGAACGCCTCGAGGCCGCCCGGGCCGAATTCGTCGAGAGCCAGCGGGCGGAGTGGCGCCCGTCGGACGTCCTGGCCGGCCTGCCGCAGCGGCTCCCCTCGGGGGTGGCGATCGACCGGCTCGAGGTGGCGAAGGACGGCCGGGTGACGGTCGAGGGCCGGGCGCCCGACGTGCGCTCGGTGGCGCAGCTGGCCGTGAACCTCCGGGCCGGGGGCCGGTTCGGGGACGCCGACGTGCGGTTTCCGCAGCCCTTCGCGCAGGCCGCCGGCGAGGCGGGAGGCGGCGTGCGCTTCGCCATGACGCTGTCGCCGGCCGGGAAGGGTGAGCAGGGCAAGCCATGA
- a CDS encoding ISLre2 family transposase, which yields MGEVSMWLVREIMDLILLLVHGISELLRTRHDFMELEKGIFRLVQEVARRALVLALHRLDDELMRRRDAARYELVHSKPRTIVTPFGKVQVRRRYYRDRQSGEGHFLLDEALGWTARQRLSPWATELAVAMAAEMPYHRAAAVLAKLTLGGMDVRAMSVWREVQEVGAVRVEQAEAQRRAVFDRGEVPAGQRRTERLRIEVDEVVVQGRGPRGAHRHLGLKLAVGYEGKEQVGQNRWQLVERRVTAGLASAEVFSEQTYADFGSKWDLSAVQDVVVGGDGAPWVKQWAGTFAGARYQLDPFHLRRALLEGLSHDEEAYRKAVEALKVKDWSQVEQVLATAERASRGAQRKRVAGLRKYLQENWDGICRSGAADSLGTIEGQVFHHVARRMKRHGAQWSDRGADHLVRLLAARANGELAVMGRQAWPMQSEVLRQATGSTAIRVQPGELNDPEAWLRVNLPALSGPAAGSPWVKYVLRELVRALPRSA from the coding sequence ATGGGTGAGGTCTCGATGTGGCTAGTTCGTGAGATCATGGACCTAATCCTGCTGCTGGTGCATGGGATCTCGGAGTTGCTGCGGACCCGCCACGACTTCATGGAACTGGAGAAGGGGATCTTCCGGCTGGTGCAGGAGGTGGCGCGACGGGCGCTGGTGCTGGCGTTGCACCGGCTGGACGACGAGCTGATGCGCCGGCGGGACGCGGCGCGATATGAGTTGGTGCACAGCAAGCCGCGGACGATCGTGACGCCGTTTGGGAAGGTGCAGGTGCGGCGGCGGTACTACCGGGACCGTCAGAGCGGGGAAGGCCATTTCCTGCTGGACGAGGCGCTGGGGTGGACAGCCCGCCAGCGGCTGTCGCCGTGGGCCACAGAACTGGCGGTGGCGATGGCCGCGGAGATGCCGTACCACCGGGCGGCGGCGGTGCTGGCGAAGCTCACGCTGGGGGGCATGGATGTCCGAGCGATGAGCGTCTGGCGTGAGGTCCAGGAGGTGGGCGCTGTACGGGTGGAGCAAGCCGAAGCGCAGCGCCGTGCAGTGTTCGACCGTGGCGAGGTGCCGGCGGGGCAGCGGCGGACCGAGCGGTTGCGGATTGAGGTGGACGAGGTGGTGGTCCAAGGCCGTGGTCCCCGGGGAGCCCACAGGCACCTGGGGCTGAAGCTGGCGGTCGGCTATGAGGGCAAAGAGCAAGTCGGGCAAAACCGGTGGCAACTGGTAGAGCGCCGGGTGACCGCAGGCTTGGCCAGTGCGGAGGTCTTCTCGGAGCAGACGTATGCGGATTTCGGCAGCAAGTGGGATCTGAGTGCGGTACAGGACGTGGTGGTGGGCGGCGACGGTGCCCCGTGGGTGAAGCAGTGGGCGGGGACGTTTGCCGGAGCGAGGTACCAGCTGGACCCGTTCCACCTCCGCCGGGCGCTGCTGGAGGGTCTGTCGCATGACGAGGAGGCCTACCGGAAGGCGGTGGAGGCCCTGAAGGTCAAGGACTGGAGCCAGGTGGAGCAGGTGCTGGCGACGGCCGAGCGGGCCAGTCGTGGGGCGCAGCGCAAGCGTGTGGCAGGGCTGCGGAAGTACCTGCAGGAGAACTGGGACGGCATCTGCCGTTCCGGGGCCGCAGACAGTTTGGGCACCATTGAGGGGCAGGTGTTCCACCATGTCGCCCGACGGATGAAGCGCCATGGAGCGCAGTGGAGTGACAGGGGAGCGGACCATCTGGTGCGGCTGCTGGCGGCCCGGGCGAACGGGGAATTGGCGGTGATGGGGCGGCAGGCCTGGCCGATGCAGTCGGAGGTGTTGCGCCAGGCAACCGGCTCGACGGCGATTCGGGTGCAGCCCGGGGAACTGAATGATCCGGAGGCATGGCTGCGGGTGAACCTGCCGGCGCTCAGCGGACCAGCTGCCGGCTCGCCGTGGGTCAAGTACGTGCTACGTGAGCTTGTGAGGGCGCTGCCGCGGAGTGCATAA
- a CDS encoding DUF4349 domain-containing protein, translating into MRRVLSLVALVVLSTTLLTACGSGIRKSAPAPQRQPATPDGAPSPAVGRGSPESGSLLDGGGTAASAPVQPGAGQAVPGAWPAPVPLEAAATSVPTPADARRKIVLNAQFDVKVKDADEAVNRIGISVRAAGGYVQETKVSGTRQQGRSVNMSLRVPAAQYGNIVDLIIGLGEVTGRREWTEDVTEQYVDLEERIRSKEAHLTRLRQLLNRSGSVKELMEVEQEIDRVTAELESLQGRVRLLANRVDFSTIVLNLYEPQMPAPIEEPGSIWERMKLAFKASASSLANFTGNVAVVLASALPVVAYVTTLVAPAYAVFRAIRGAWRRRAAPVPPLHPAAGVTGRCRKSTPGARRGCVATANASPSRSPVCALVGVQGVEPWTSRL; encoded by the coding sequence ATGAGGCGGGTCCTGTCGCTCGTCGCCTTGGTGGTGCTTTCCACGACGCTGCTGACCGCCTGTGGCTCGGGCATCCGGAAGTCGGCGCCGGCGCCCCAGAGGCAACCAGCCACCCCGGACGGCGCACCCAGCCCGGCCGTCGGCCGCGGCTCTCCGGAGTCCGGGTCCCTTCTGGACGGCGGCGGGACCGCCGCCAGCGCGCCCGTGCAGCCCGGCGCCGGGCAGGCGGTGCCCGGGGCGTGGCCGGCACCGGTGCCCCTGGAGGCGGCGGCCACCTCGGTCCCGACCCCTGCGGACGCCCGGCGGAAGATCGTCCTCAACGCCCAGTTTGACGTCAAGGTCAAGGACGCCGACGAGGCGGTGAACCGCATCGGTATATCCGTACGGGCAGCCGGCGGGTACGTGCAGGAGACGAAGGTCTCCGGAACCCGCCAGCAGGGGCGGAGCGTGAACATGAGCCTGCGGGTTCCTGCCGCCCAGTACGGCAACATCGTGGACCTGATCATCGGCCTGGGGGAAGTCACGGGCCGGCGCGAGTGGACCGAGGACGTGACCGAACAGTACGTGGATCTCGAGGAGCGGATCCGCAGCAAGGAGGCCCACCTCACCCGGCTGCGCCAGCTCCTGAACCGGAGCGGATCCGTGAAGGAGCTCATGGAGGTCGAGCAGGAGATCGACCGCGTGACGGCCGAGCTGGAGTCCCTCCAGGGCCGCGTGCGTCTCCTCGCCAACCGGGTGGACTTCAGCACGATCGTCCTCAACCTGTACGAGCCCCAAATGCCGGCGCCCATCGAGGAGCCCGGGAGCATCTGGGAGCGGATGAAGCTCGCCTTCAAGGCTTCGGCCAGCTCCCTGGCCAACTTCACGGGCAACGTCGCGGTCGTTCTGGCCTCTGCGCTGCCGGTGGTGGCCTACGTGACCACGCTCGTCGCCCCCGCCTACGCGGTCTTCCGGGCCATCCGCGGGGCCTGGCGGCGCCGGGCAGCACCCGTACCCCCCCTCCACCCCGCCGCAGGCGTGACGGGCCGCTGCCGCAAAAGCACCCCCGGCGCTCGCCGGGGGTGTGTCGCGACCGCAAACGCATCGCCAAGCCGGTCGCCGGTATGTGCACTGGTGGGCGTGCAAGGGGTCGAACCTTGGACCTCCCGCTTGTAA